One genomic region from Ralstonia pickettii DTP0602 encodes:
- a CDS encoding 3-hydroxyacyl-CoA dehydrogenase: MSGLMAGKVALVTGAGGGIGRGIALAMAAAGAKVVVNDLGVSMTGEGGDAGPAQRVVDEIRAAGGEAVANTDSVSTWNGANAIVQCALDHFGRIDAVVNNAGNLRDRMFFKMNEEEWRSVIDVHLHGTFFVSRAAANYFKDQEGGAYVHMTSTSGLIGNLGQANYSAAKLGIAALSKSIALDMQRFNVRSNCIAPFAWSRMTSSIPAETPEEKARVAKLQKMEAGKIAPVAVYLASPAASEVNGQIFAVRANEIMLMSQPRPVRSVHMSEGWTPESVGEIAMPAMRNSFFKLERSPDVIGWDPI, from the coding sequence ATGAGCGGTTTGATGGCAGGCAAGGTCGCGCTGGTGACGGGCGCGGGTGGTGGGATCGGGCGTGGCATCGCGCTCGCAATGGCCGCCGCCGGCGCCAAGGTTGTGGTCAATGACCTGGGCGTGTCGATGACCGGTGAAGGCGGCGACGCCGGCCCCGCCCAGCGCGTGGTCGATGAAATCCGCGCCGCCGGTGGCGAGGCCGTGGCCAACACGGACAGCGTGTCGACCTGGAACGGCGCCAATGCCATCGTGCAATGCGCGCTGGACCACTTCGGCCGCATCGACGCCGTGGTCAACAACGCCGGCAACCTGCGCGACCGCATGTTCTTCAAGATGAACGAGGAAGAATGGCGTTCGGTCATCGACGTGCACCTGCACGGCACGTTCTTCGTCAGCCGCGCCGCGGCCAACTACTTCAAGGACCAGGAGGGCGGCGCCTACGTGCACATGACCTCGACCTCGGGCCTGATCGGCAACCTGGGCCAGGCCAATTACTCGGCGGCCAAGCTGGGCATCGCCGCGCTGTCCAAGTCGATCGCGCTGGACATGCAGCGCTTCAACGTGCGCTCGAACTGCATCGCGCCGTTCGCGTGGAGCCGCATGACCAGCTCGATCCCGGCCGAGACGCCGGAAGAGAAGGCACGCGTGGCCAAGCTGCAGAAGATGGAAGCCGGCAAGATCGCGCCGGTGGCGGTGTACCTCGCCAGCCCGGCCGCCAGCGAAGTGAACGGCCAGATCTTCGCGGTGCGCGCCAACGAGATCATGCTGATGAGCCAGCCGCGCCCGGTGCGCTCGGTGCATATGAGCGAAGGCTGGACGCCGGAGAGCGTGGGCGAGATCGCCATGCCGGCGATGCGCAACAGCTTCTTCAAGCTGGAGCGTTCGCCCGACGTGATCGGCTGGGACCCGATCTGA
- a CDS encoding CoA transferase (K01797: E5.1.99.- [EC:5.1.99.-]), which yields MAGTQATRETRGTRGALAGVRVLDLSRILAGPWCAQNLADLGAEVIKVERPGAGDDTRSWGPPWLPGADGQPSRDATYFAGANRGKQSVTLDIASPDGQAIVRELAAKSQIVLENYKVGDLKRYGLDYDSLKALNPSIVYCSITGYGQTGPSAHKPGYDFIFQGLGGLMSVTGERDDLPGGGPQKVGVAVVDMLTGMYATVAVLAALRHAERTGEGQHIDMALLDAVVAVGATPIIAQRVTGKAMPRYGNAHANMVPYHVFATADGYMIVAAGNDGQWQAYCRGIERPDLAADERFATGPGRIVHRETLVPMLEAHMRTRPTAHWVQALEAQGIPCGPINDYGQVLEDPQVRHRELQVDLVREDGSLCPTVKSPLRLSATPVQYDAPPPRLGEHTEQVLQAVLGLSAERIAKLREQRVI from the coding sequence ATGGCGGGCACGCAAGCCACGCGAGAAACCCGTGGCACCCGGGGCGCCCTTGCGGGCGTCCGGGTGCTGGACCTGTCCCGCATCCTGGCCGGGCCCTGGTGCGCGCAGAACCTGGCCGACCTGGGCGCCGAGGTCATCAAGGTCGAACGTCCCGGCGCGGGCGACGACACCCGTTCGTGGGGGCCGCCCTGGCTGCCTGGCGCGGACGGCCAGCCGTCGCGCGATGCCACCTACTTTGCCGGCGCGAATCGCGGCAAGCAGTCGGTGACGCTCGATATCGCCAGCCCCGACGGGCAGGCGATCGTGCGCGAGCTGGCCGCGAAGTCGCAGATCGTGCTGGAGAACTACAAGGTCGGCGACCTGAAGCGCTACGGGCTGGACTACGACAGCCTCAAGGCGCTTAATCCGTCGATCGTCTACTGCTCGATCACGGGCTACGGCCAGACCGGGCCGAGCGCGCACAAGCCCGGCTATGACTTTATCTTCCAGGGCCTGGGCGGCCTGATGAGCGTCACCGGCGAGCGTGACGACCTGCCCGGCGGCGGCCCGCAGAAGGTGGGCGTGGCCGTGGTCGACATGCTCACCGGCATGTATGCCACGGTGGCCGTGCTGGCCGCGCTGCGCCACGCGGAGCGCACCGGCGAGGGCCAGCATATCGACATGGCCCTGCTGGACGCGGTGGTCGCGGTCGGCGCCACGCCGATCATCGCCCAGCGCGTGACCGGCAAGGCCATGCCGCGCTACGGCAACGCGCACGCCAACATGGTGCCCTACCATGTGTTCGCCACCGCCGACGGCTACATGATCGTGGCGGCCGGCAACGACGGGCAGTGGCAGGCTTATTGCCGCGGCATCGAGCGTCCCGACCTGGCCGCCGACGAACGCTTCGCCACCGGCCCCGGCCGCATCGTCCATCGCGAAACGCTGGTGCCGATGCTGGAGGCCCACATGCGCACGCGGCCGACGGCGCACTGGGTGCAGGCGCTGGAAGCGCAGGGCATTCCGTGCGGGCCGATCAATGACTACGGCCAGGTGCTGGAGGACCCGCAGGTGCGGCATCGCGAACTGCAGGTCGACCTGGTGCGCGAGGACGGCAGCCTATGCCCGACGGTCAAGAGCCCGCTGCGCCTGTCGGCCACGCCGGTGCAGTATGACGCGCCGCCGCCCCGGCTGGGCGAGCATACCGAGCAGGTGCTGCAAGCCGTGCTGGGCCTGTCGGCCGAGCGGATCG